A genomic window from Hirundo rustica isolate bHirRus1 chromosome 14, bHirRus1.pri.v3, whole genome shotgun sequence includes:
- the LOC120759072 gene encoding START domain-containing protein 10-like, which translates to MSRGGEMVYIPDDSDFSSFRDQCESLEGWHCRYNKAGVTVWSQGQEESCTVQKIKTRISCKDVPAETLYDVLHDTRYRKKWDSNMIETYDIGRLTVNADVGYYSWKCPSPLKNRDFVTLRSWLPLGNDYMIINYSVKHPKYPPRKDFVRAVSLQTGYLIKANGDGACVLYYLTQVDPRGSLPKWVVNRVSQFVAPKAMKKIYKAGLKYPEWKRRHDPEYKPWVYPEQNTLPSVSLAELSVQHADSLENIDETGLPEEHLSTSDHEA; encoded by the exons atgtccagaggaggggagATGGTTTATATCCCGGACGACTCCGACTTCAGCTCCTTCAGGGATCAGTGCGAGAGCCTGGAGGGCTGGCACTGTCGGTATAACAAGGCTGGCGTGACCGTGTGGAGTCAGGGCCAGGAGGAAAGCTGCACCGTGCAGAAAATCAAG ACCCGCATCTCCTGCAAGGACGTCCCGGCCGAGACCCTCTACGACGTGCTGCACGACACCCGCTACCGCAAGAAGTGGGACTCCAACATGATCGAGACCTACGACATCGGGCGCCTCACCGTCAACGCCGATGTCGGATACTACTCCT GGAAGTGCCCGAGCCCCCTGAAGAACAGGGATTTCGTCACGCTGCGctcctggctgcccctgggcaaTGACTACATGATCATCAACTACAGCGTCAAGCACCCG AAATACCCGCCCCGGAAGGATTTCGTCCGGGCCGTGTCCCTGCAGACCGGGTACCTGATCAAGGCGAACGGCGACGGAGCCTGCGTCCTCTATTACCTCACCCAGGTGGATCCTCGCG GGTCGCTGCCGAAGTGGGTGGTGAACCGCGTGTCGCAGTTTGTGGCACCGAAG GCGATGAAGAAGATCTACAAGGCTGGGCTGAAGTACCCGGAGTGGAAGCGCCGGCACGACCCCGAGTACAAGCCCTGGGTGTACCCCGAGCAGAACACGCTGCCCAGCGTGAGCCTGGCCGAGCTCTCCGTGCAGCACGCAGATTCCCTGGAGAACATCGACGAGACCGGGCTGCCCGAGGAGCACCTGAGCACCAGTGACCACGAGGCCTGA